In the genome of Myroides phaeus, one region contains:
- a CDS encoding anthranilate synthase component I family protein, translating into MNITTHYQKLLGDTYTPVELYLKLRDKFPNSLLLESSDYNSKENSYSYICLTPIASICVEKQFTHINLIDVSKQYPTNSIDVIQELNAFTQSINLKKPTELNFINNGLFGYTSYNSIPLLQEITIDSNDFELPLMQYAFYKNLIVFNHFKNELYLIDHTIEEEENNIEQLKSLINNNAISSFPFQTKGEEKTMLSNDEFLSTIKKGKEHCQNGDVFQLVLSRKFNQEFQGDEFNVYRTLRSINPSPYLFFFDYGDFKIFGSSPEAQLVIKENKAYIHPIAGTFQRSADPLDDKHIAEQLLNDPKESAEHVMLVDLARNDLSKNSEIVQVEKFKQVEYYSHVIHLVSKVSGTLANNANPIQIFADTFPAGTLSGAPKHKAMQLINQYEPESRGFYGGAVGIIGLDGTLNQAIFIRSVLSHNNHLTYQAGCGIVIQSNENLELQEIDNKLRAVRSAIQQAENI; encoded by the coding sequence ATGAATATCACAACTCATTATCAGAAACTACTGGGAGATACCTATACCCCTGTAGAACTTTATCTAAAATTAAGAGACAAATTTCCTAATAGCCTTCTATTAGAAAGCTCTGACTATAACAGTAAAGAAAACAGCTATTCTTATATCTGTTTAACTCCCATTGCGTCTATTTGTGTAGAAAAGCAATTCACACATATTAACCTAATTGACGTTAGTAAACAATATCCTACTAATTCAATTGATGTGATTCAAGAATTAAACGCTTTTACACAATCTATCAACCTTAAAAAACCTACTGAACTAAACTTTATCAACAACGGTCTATTCGGTTATACTTCATACAACAGTATTCCTTTATTACAAGAAATAACAATTGATTCTAACGATTTTGAATTGCCTTTAATGCAATATGCTTTCTATAAAAATCTAATTGTATTCAATCACTTCAAAAATGAATTATACCTCATCGATCACACTATTGAAGAGGAAGAAAACAACATAGAACAACTTAAAAGTCTTATAAACAACAACGCTATTTCCTCTTTCCCTTTCCAAACAAAAGGAGAAGAAAAAACAATGCTCTCAAACGATGAGTTTCTATCTACAATCAAAAAAGGAAAAGAACATTGTCAAAATGGTGATGTATTTCAATTAGTCTTATCGCGTAAGTTTAACCAAGAATTTCAAGGAGATGAGTTCAATGTGTATAGAACACTTCGATCAATCAACCCCTCTCCTTACCTATTTTTCTTTGACTATGGTGATTTCAAAATATTTGGTTCTTCTCCTGAAGCACAACTTGTCATCAAAGAAAACAAAGCTTACATACATCCAATTGCAGGTACATTTCAACGAAGTGCCGATCCTTTAGATGATAAACATATTGCTGAACAATTATTAAATGACCCTAAAGAATCTGCAGAACACGTAATGCTTGTAGACCTTGCGAGAAATGACCTCAGCAAAAACAGTGAGATTGTCCAAGTAGAAAAATTCAAACAAGTAGAATATTACTCTCACGTAATTCACCTTGTCTCAAAAGTCAGTGGAACTCTTGCTAACAATGCTAATCCTATACAAATCTTTGCAGATACATTCCCTGCAGGCACACTATCAGGAGCACCTAAACACAAGGCAATGCAACTAATCAATCAATACGAACCTGAAAGTAGAGGTTTCTATGGAGGAGCTGTCGGAATTATTGGATTAGATGGAACGCTAAACCAAGCTATTTTCATTCGCTCTGTATTAAGTCACAATAATCACCTTACCTACCAAGCAGGCTGTGGCATAGTCATACAATCGAATGAAAACTTAGAACTACAAGAAATAGACAATAAACTTAGAGCAGTTAGGTCTGCTATCCAACAAGCAGAAAACATATAA
- a CDS encoding NuoM family protein: MNVTILLLTLLVGAFATYLSGKQAAAKVALLFGLVAFVETLVLICLHNSGTDTGFVTQWMVNPNIHLAFRADGLGLALVLLTTALTPLIILTSFGDHIEKSNAFYALVMFMSFAMTGTFLASDGFLYYIFWELALLPIYFIALLWGNDTFEARKKAILKFFIYTFAGSLFMLVGFIYLYQKAGSFMLLDLYNVNLTAKEQYWIFLAFFLAYAIKIPVFPFHTWQASTYEKAPTVGTMLLAGIMLKMGLYSIIRWQLPITSTAAKDLMPTILVLCLIGVVYGSIVALKQSNIKRFFAYSSLAHVGLIAAGSYSLTLDGLRGSVLQMIAHGFVIVGLFYVADIIYKRYETRMIGEMGGIRQQAPKFASFFMILMFASIGLPGTFSFIGEFSLLYGLSQVNLWYAIIGGTTIILGAFYMLRMFQKSMLGETNAKTFLDVTTKESIVLGVLVIAIIFFGIYPKPLSDLITPSLVEIISYIK; the protein is encoded by the coding sequence ATGAACGTAACTATATTATTATTAACGTTATTAGTTGGTGCCTTTGCAACCTATTTATCAGGAAAACAGGCCGCTGCTAAAGTAGCTTTGTTATTTGGACTTGTTGCTTTTGTAGAAACTTTAGTCTTAATCTGTTTACATAATTCTGGTACAGACACAGGATTTGTAACGCAATGGATGGTAAACCCAAACATTCATTTAGCATTCCGTGCAGATGGATTAGGATTAGCTTTAGTATTACTTACTACAGCACTAACACCATTGATCATCTTAACATCTTTTGGTGATCATATTGAAAAATCAAATGCTTTTTATGCATTAGTAATGTTTATGTCATTTGCAATGACAGGAACATTCTTAGCATCAGATGGTTTCTTATATTATATCTTCTGGGAATTAGCATTATTACCTATTTACTTCATTGCTTTACTTTGGGGTAATGACACATTTGAAGCTCGTAAAAAAGCAATTTTAAAATTCTTTATTTACACATTTGCAGGTTCATTGTTTATGCTTGTAGGTTTTATTTACTTATACCAAAAAGCTGGAAGTTTTATGCTTTTAGACTTGTATAATGTAAACTTAACAGCTAAAGAACAATACTGGATATTCTTGGCTTTCTTCTTAGCTTACGCTATTAAAATTCCTGTTTTTCCTTTCCATACTTGGCAGGCTTCAACTTACGAAAAAGCACCAACAGTTGGTACTATGTTACTTGCTGGTATAATGCTTAAAATGGGATTATACTCAATAATTCGTTGGCAATTGCCTATTACTTCAACTGCAGCAAAAGACTTAATGCCTACAATTTTAGTATTATGTCTTATCGGAGTAGTTTATGGATCAATAGTAGCTTTGAAACAATCAAACATCAAAAGATTCTTTGCTTACTCTTCATTGGCTCACGTTGGACTAATTGCAGCAGGTTCTTATTCATTAACACTTGATGGTTTAAGAGGATCTGTTCTACAAATGATTGCTCACGGTTTCGTAATCGTTGGATTATTCTATGTAGCTGATATCATTTACAAACGTTATGAAACAAGAATGATTGGTGAGATGGGTGGTATCCGTCAACAAGCACCTAAATTTGCTTCATTCTTTATGATTTTAATGTTTGCTTCAATTGGTTTACCAGGTACATTCAGTTTCATTGGAGAATTCAGCTTACTTTATGGTTTATCTCAAGTAAACTTATGGTATGCAATTATAGGGGGAACAACAATTATTTTAGGAGCTTTTTACATGTTGAGAATGTTCCAAAAATCTATGTTAGGTGAAACTAATGCTAAAACATTCTTAGACGTAACTACAAAAGAGTCTATTGTTCTTGGTGTTTTAGTAATAGCGATAATTTTCTTTGGTATTTATCCAAAACCATTATCAGATTTAATCACACCAAGTTTGGTTGAAATAATATCATATATTAAGTAA
- the trpC gene encoding indole-3-glycerol phosphate synthase TrpC, whose protein sequence is MKLILEKIRRHKEQEVAYKKLNQPVESLRTQELYNRQCTSLKQAIIASKGKGIIAEFKRQSPSKGNIHPNADVTAIVKGYTQEGATALSVLFDQQFFGAKTDDFQKARKATHLPLLQKEFIVDEYQLEEAKAIGADAILLIAKLHPVDRIVQLTEYAHKLGLEVLLETHTAEEVRLYSHTNFDLIGINNRNLNTFDVDIENSILLASYLPTNAVKIAESGIYSANTIKELQQAGFAGYLIGEYFMKEHNPPERLKQLQTELL, encoded by the coding sequence ATGAAACTGATATTAGAAAAAATAAGACGACATAAAGAACAAGAAGTTGCTTACAAGAAATTAAACCAACCTGTAGAATCCTTACGAACACAGGAACTATACAACAGACAGTGTACTTCTTTAAAACAAGCGATAATAGCATCAAAGGGCAAAGGAATTATTGCCGAATTCAAAAGACAATCGCCAAGTAAAGGAAATATACATCCAAATGCAGATGTCACAGCCATTGTCAAAGGTTATACACAAGAAGGAGCTACTGCTTTGTCTGTTCTTTTTGACCAGCAATTTTTTGGTGCTAAAACAGATGATTTTCAGAAAGCAAGAAAGGCAACACACCTTCCTCTTTTACAAAAAGAATTTATTGTTGACGAATATCAACTTGAGGAAGCGAAAGCAATCGGAGCTGATGCCATCTTACTAATTGCAAAACTCCACCCAGTGGACAGAATCGTTCAACTCACAGAATATGCACACAAACTTGGTTTGGAAGTACTATTAGAAACGCATACAGCAGAGGAAGTTCGTTTATACAGCCATACAAACTTTGACTTAATAGGTATAAACAATAGAAACCTAAACACCTTTGACGTTGACATTGAAAATAGCATTCTATTAGCTTCATACTTGCCTACTAATGCGGTAAAAATTGCAGAAAGTGGAATATACTCTGCTAATACCATAAAGGAGTTACAACAAGCAGGTTTTGCAGGATATCTTATAGGAGAATATTTTATGAAAGAACACAATCCGCCAGAAAGATTAAAACAATTACAAACGGAACTGCTATGA
- the nuoL gene encoding NADH-quinone oxidoreductase subunit L, with the protein MDTNVILLLLLVPLLGSLINIFYGKKLGNSAGVIATFAVLISFIVTVIAFVQVNSTKTPIQVDLFEWIAVAKFKISFGFLLDQLSLLWLLFVTGIGTLIHWYSTSYMKGDENYGKFFGYLNLFIFFMIVLVGGSNLLITFIGWEGVGLCSYLLIGFWHKNQSYNDAAKKAFIMNRIGDLGFLVGVFILAFLFQSLDYMTIKEALSTGTNHQINTWIGFAALALFIGAVGKSAQLPLYTWLPDAMAGPTPVSALIHAATMVTAGIFLITRLNFVFDLAPQVQNIIAIIGAFTALFAATIGLVQNDIKKVLAYSTVSQLGLMFMAIGFGAYEIAVFHVITHAFFKACLFLGSGSVIHAMGGEQDMRKMGGLNKFMKATYVTFLLATLAISGFPLFSGFFSKDEILMTAFFNNPTLYVIGSIASIMTAFYMFRLLFLTFFKNFRGTQEQKNHLHESPASMTIPLWILGGLSVIGGVISLPGNSWLNEYLKPVIVNTATKHPHALGTTEYILMAVATIGFLIGLGIAYSKYIKNNEVPQEDEEIVGFHKVLYNKYYIDEIYQKLFVKPIYVLATFFRDVVEVALSGTIFGLGKIADGLSLQGKKAQNGNIGLYLFAFVFGICLILYYLFIAR; encoded by the coding sequence ATGGACACAAACGTAATTTTACTTTTATTATTAGTCCCTTTATTAGGGTCTTTAATTAATATTTTCTACGGAAAAAAGTTAGGTAATAGTGCTGGAGTTATAGCAACCTTTGCAGTTTTAATTTCATTCATTGTTACAGTAATAGCTTTTGTACAAGTTAATAGTACGAAAACACCTATTCAAGTAGATTTATTTGAGTGGATCGCAGTAGCTAAATTCAAAATATCTTTTGGATTCTTACTTGATCAACTTTCTCTACTTTGGTTATTATTCGTTACTGGTATTGGTACATTGATACATTGGTATTCAACAAGCTATATGAAAGGTGACGAGAACTATGGTAAGTTCTTTGGATACCTAAACTTATTTATCTTCTTTATGATTGTTTTAGTAGGTGGTAGTAACCTATTAATTACTTTCATTGGATGGGAAGGTGTAGGTTTATGTTCTTACTTACTAATTGGATTCTGGCACAAAAACCAATCATATAATGATGCAGCTAAAAAAGCTTTTATCATGAACCGTATTGGAGACTTAGGTTTCTTAGTTGGGGTATTTATCTTAGCATTTTTATTCCAGTCTTTAGACTATATGACTATCAAAGAAGCTCTTTCTACAGGAACAAATCACCAAATTAATACTTGGATTGGTTTTGCAGCTTTAGCTTTATTCATTGGAGCAGTTGGGAAAAGTGCTCAGTTACCATTATACACATGGTTACCTGATGCAATGGCTGGTCCTACTCCTGTTTCTGCTTTAATACACGCAGCAACAATGGTAACTGCAGGTATTTTCTTAATTACGAGATTAAACTTTGTTTTTGACCTTGCTCCTCAAGTACAAAATATAATTGCAATTATTGGAGCCTTTACTGCTCTTTTTGCTGCAACAATTGGTTTAGTACAAAACGATATCAAAAAAGTATTAGCATATTCTACTGTTTCTCAGTTAGGATTAATGTTTATGGCTATCGGTTTTGGAGCTTATGAAATCGCAGTTTTCCACGTAATAACACACGCTTTCTTTAAAGCTTGTTTATTCTTAGGATCTGGTTCTGTTATACACGCAATGGGTGGAGAACAAGATATGCGTAAAATGGGTGGTTTGAACAAATTTATGAAAGCGACTTATGTTACCTTCTTATTAGCAACACTTGCTATATCAGGTTTCCCATTATTCTCAGGATTCTTCTCAAAAGACGAAATCTTGATGACTGCATTCTTCAATAACCCAACTTTATATGTAATAGGTTCGATTGCATCAATTATGACTGCTTTCTATATGTTCCGTCTATTGTTCTTAACTTTCTTTAAAAACTTTAGAGGTACACAAGAACAAAAGAATCACTTACATGAAAGTCCTGCTTCTATGACTATTCCATTGTGGATTTTAGGAGGTCTATCTGTAATTGGTGGTGTAATTAGTTTACCAGGAAATAGCTGGTTAAACGAATACTTAAAACCAGTTATTGTAAACACGGCTACTAAACATCCTCATGCTTTAGGAACAACTGAATACATTTTAATGGCTGTTGCTACTATTGGATTCTTAATCGGTTTAGGAATTGCATATAGCAAATACATTAAAAACAATGAAGTTCCTCAAGAAGACGAAGAGATTGTTGGATTCCACAAAGTTCTTTACAACAAATATTACATTGATGAAATCTATCAAAAACTATTTGTAAAGCCTATTTATGTACTTGCTACTTTCTTTAGAGATGTAGTAGAAGTAGCTTTATCTGGAACTATTTTTGGATTAGGAAAAATAGCAGATGGTTTATCGTTACAAGGTAAAAAAGCACAAAATGGTAACATTGGATTGTACTTATTTGCTTTCGTATTCGGAATCTGTTTGATTTTATATTATTTATTCATTGCAAGATAA
- a CDS encoding phosphoribosylanthranilate isomerase: MKIKICGMKTPENIQEIVSLNPDLIGFIFYKKSSRYIDESTLQSSIQKIPAPIKKVGVFVNESNDVIQAIALQYALDIIQLHGEESIAQCQALHEKGFNIIKAFPIQDKIDIKILETYIPYCSAFLFDTKTSQYGGSGQAFNWNILQNYTLDKPFYLSGGIGLSNITQALKVKHPALIGFDCNSQLEDEAGLKNYNHTKQLINSIRNEHI; the protein is encoded by the coding sequence ATGAAAATAAAGATTTGCGGAATGAAAACTCCTGAAAATATCCAAGAAATAGTTTCATTAAACCCTGATTTAATAGGGTTCATCTTTTATAAAAAATCAAGCAGATACATAGACGAATCTACTTTGCAAAGTAGTATTCAAAAGATACCTGCCCCGATAAAGAAAGTAGGTGTATTTGTCAATGAAAGCAATGATGTGATACAAGCTATAGCACTGCAATACGCTTTAGATATTATTCAATTACACGGAGAGGAGTCAATCGCCCAATGTCAAGCACTACACGAAAAGGGATTTAATATCATAAAAGCATTCCCCATTCAAGACAAAATAGACATAAAAATACTTGAAACATACATCCCCTATTGCTCGGCTTTTTTATTTGACACGAAAACATCACAGTATGGAGGAAGTGGACAAGCGTTTAATTGGAACATTCTGCAAAACTATACATTAGATAAACCTTTCTACCTCAGCGGAGGAATAGGGTTATCTAATATTACACAAGCATTAAAAGTTAAACACCCTGCTTTAATAGGCTTTGATTGCAATAGCCAATTAGAAGATGAAGCAGGACTAAAAAATTACAATCACACAAAACAACTTATAAATAGTATTAGAAATGAACACATTTAA
- a CDS encoding NADH-quinone oxidoreductase subunit N — protein sequence MNTLIAIGVLAVLVLVAEIINLRKIVIPMTIVGLLGILVYTLCNIDVVEAYYNNMFVSTKFSTAFSSLFIALTVFLVGMSKDFYKKQYSKIADYISLKLFLLMGAICMVSFGNMAMFFLGLEILSITLYILCGTEIKNIKSNEAAMKYFLLGSFASGVVLFGIALVYGATGSFDLVQITKIASTSALPIWYPLGVIMIIIGMLFKVAAVPFHFWAPDVYQGAPSLTTAMMSTLVKVAAVATLYKLSLALFSHMPDYFTGVIVVIAILTMTVGNIMAIRQDNMKRLLAYSGISHAGFMMMALTALGSATSNLFYYASAYAIAGIAAFSVLIIVTKNKDNELISNFYGLGRRNPLLAVVLSIGLLSMGGIPIFAGFFGKFFLFSQAISNGYIALVIFGVINSFISIYYYLKVIIAMFSNYEENTDELEVPLSYKVIGVTAVAINIIIGLCPSLLLNLFN from the coding sequence ATGAACACATTAATAGCAATTGGAGTATTAGCGGTCTTAGTACTTGTAGCAGAGATAATCAATTTGCGTAAAATTGTCATTCCTATGACGATTGTTGGTTTATTGGGAATCTTAGTTTACACACTATGTAACATAGATGTGGTTGAAGCATATTATAATAATATGTTTGTTTCTACTAAATTCTCTACCGCATTTTCATCTTTATTTATCGCCCTAACTGTATTTTTAGTTGGGATGAGTAAAGACTTTTATAAAAAACAATATTCAAAAATAGCAGACTATATATCTCTGAAACTTTTCTTATTAATGGGAGCCATTTGTATGGTAAGTTTTGGAAATATGGCAATGTTTTTCTTAGGATTAGAAATTCTTTCTATCACTCTTTACATCTTGTGTGGAACAGAGATTAAAAACATTAAAAGTAATGAAGCTGCAATGAAGTACTTCCTTTTAGGTTCATTCGCTTCAGGTGTTGTGTTATTTGGTATCGCTTTAGTTTATGGAGCAACAGGTTCTTTTGACCTTGTACAAATAACAAAAATAGCATCAACGAGCGCATTACCTATTTGGTATCCATTAGGAGTAATAATGATTATCATTGGTATGTTGTTTAAAGTAGCTGCTGTTCCTTTCCACTTCTGGGCACCAGACGTATATCAAGGAGCACCAAGTTTAACAACTGCAATGATGAGTACTTTAGTTAAAGTAGCTGCTGTAGCAACTTTATACAAATTAAGCTTAGCATTATTTAGTCATATGCCTGATTACTTTACTGGAGTAATTGTAGTAATTGCAATCTTAACTATGACAGTTGGAAATATCATGGCAATCAGACAAGACAATATGAAGCGTCTTTTAGCATACTCTGGTATATCTCATGCTGGATTTATGATGATGGCTCTAACGGCTCTTGGATCGGCTACATCTAACTTATTCTACTATGCATCAGCTTATGCTATTGCAGGTATCGCAGCGTTCTCTGTTTTAATCATTGTGACTAAAAATAAAGACAACGAGTTAATTTCTAACTTTTATGGATTAGGAAGAAGAAACCCTCTTTTAGCGGTAGTATTATCTATTGGTTTATTATCAATGGGAGGTATTCCAATCTTTGCAGGTTTCTTTGGTAAATTCTTCTTGTTCTCTCAAGCAATTTCTAATGGTTACATTGCATTAGTAATCTTCGGGGTAATCAACTCTTTTATCAGTATTTATTATTACTTAAAAGTGATTATAGCAATGTTCTCTAACTATGAAGAAAACACAGACGAATTAGAAGTTCCTCTTTCTTACAAAGTAATTGGAGTAACAGCTGTTGCAATTAATATTATCATTGGATTATGTCCTTCTTTATTACTTAATTTATTTAATTAA
- a CDS encoding carbohydrate kinase family protein, whose translation MTDISAKPSVVCFGEVLWDIFPTYKRIGGAPLNVAFHLHKFNIDSHIITKIGQDELGSKILDRITTDGIPTATVQVDPNHQTGTVFATFDDNNDASYEFLDKSAWDYIDFKQSDYDLVAKSDAFVFGTLASRKEHTRNTLHQLLEAAKYKVYDVNFRPPHYDLDFVTELMKKSDLLKMNKAELKEILEYIGKVYTTEEDAVKHIQDYFKCNEIIVSKGSKGGIYQSNDVFYRFPAVEIVIKDTVGSGDSFLAGFLAEKIKQSNDLEVIKKASCLGAYITSHAGACPPYKLDDFHLFYEENTFHDQDIIQVKL comes from the coding sequence ATGACAGATATCAGTGCAAAACCTTCAGTTGTTTGTTTTGGAGAAGTACTTTGGGACATCTTCCCTACCTATAAAAGAATCGGAGGAGCTCCTCTAAATGTAGCTTTTCATTTACATAAATTCAATATTGATTCACACATCATTACAAAGATTGGTCAAGACGAATTAGGAAGTAAAATTCTTGACAGAATTACAACTGATGGAATACCAACTGCTACTGTACAAGTCGATCCGAATCATCAAACAGGAACTGTCTTTGCAACATTTGACGACAACAATGATGCGTCTTACGAGTTCTTAGATAAAAGTGCTTGGGATTATATAGACTTCAAACAAAGTGACTACGATTTAGTAGCAAAATCAGATGCTTTTGTTTTTGGAACTTTAGCAAGTAGAAAAGAGCATACAAGAAACACACTTCATCAATTATTAGAAGCGGCAAAATACAAAGTCTATGATGTCAATTTTAGACCTCCTCATTATGATTTGGATTTTGTAACAGAACTAATGAAAAAATCCGACTTGTTAAAGATGAATAAGGCTGAATTAAAAGAGATCCTTGAATACATTGGTAAAGTATACACAACAGAAGAAGATGCTGTTAAACATATCCAGGATTACTTTAAATGCAATGAAATTATAGTTTCTAAAGGGAGTAAAGGAGGCATCTACCAAAGCAATGATGTTTTTTATCGCTTTCCAGCAGTTGAAATTGTAATCAAAGATACTGTAGGTAGTGGTGATTCTTTCTTAGCAGGTTTTTTAGCAGAAAAAATTAAGCAAAGTAATGACCTTGAAGTTATTAAAAAAGCATCTTGCTTAGGAGCATACATAACCTCTCACGCAGGGGCTTGTCCTCCATATAAATTAGATGATTTTCACCTTTTCTATGAAGAGAACACATTTCACGATCAAGATATAATACAAGTAAAGCTTTAA
- the trpD gene encoding anthranilate phosphoribosyltransferase has protein sequence MKELLNKLIQHKTLTTDEAKQVLLDMATGAYSEPQLSAILTTYLMRSITLEELTGFREAMLQLATKVNLSQFNPMDVCGTGGDGKNTFNISTLTSFVLAGNNIPVAKHGNYGVSSVSGSSSVLENLGIHFRKTEAELQNQLAEANICFIHAPLFHPAMKRIAPVRKSLGVKTFFNMLGPLTNPAEPKVQMVGLFNLELLRMYQYFFQKSDTQYCIIHALDGYDECTLTDKCKIVTNTKEQIIDASYFNQPKVSQTDIIGGNTVEESAYIFWQILKGKGTEAQNSVVLANSALAIKTYHPSLTIEEAYNQAEESLLGGNAKKKFEILRNL, from the coding sequence ATGAAAGAGTTACTTAACAAACTTATACAACATAAAACCCTGACCACAGATGAGGCTAAACAAGTATTACTTGATATGGCAACAGGAGCATATAGCGAACCTCAACTATCTGCTATTCTAACAACCTACTTAATGCGCTCTATTACTTTAGAAGAACTTACGGGGTTTAGAGAAGCAATGCTACAATTAGCAACTAAGGTAAACTTATCTCAATTCAATCCCATGGATGTTTGTGGTACGGGAGGTGATGGAAAAAACACATTCAATATATCTACCCTAACTTCTTTTGTACTTGCAGGAAACAATATTCCTGTTGCTAAACACGGAAATTATGGCGTATCCTCTGTTTCTGGTTCTTCAAGTGTTCTTGAAAACTTAGGTATTCACTTTAGAAAAACAGAAGCAGAATTGCAAAACCAATTAGCAGAAGCTAACATTTGCTTTATTCACGCTCCCTTGTTTCACCCAGCAATGAAGAGAATTGCTCCTGTGAGAAAATCACTTGGTGTAAAAACCTTTTTCAATATGCTTGGTCCTCTTACAAATCCGGCAGAACCCAAAGTGCAAATGGTTGGTTTATTCAATCTTGAACTATTGCGTATGTATCAATATTTCTTTCAAAAATCTGACACCCAATATTGCATTATCCACGCTTTAGATGGATATGATGAATGTACACTTACAGACAAATGTAAAATCGTAACAAATACTAAAGAGCAAATAATAGACGCTTCATATTTCAATCAACCTAAAGTCAGTCAAACGGATATCATTGGTGGTAATACCGTAGAAGAATCTGCTTATATCTTTTGGCAAATCCTAAAAGGAAAAGGTACAGAGGCACAAAATAGCGTTGTCCTTGCTAATAGTGCTTTAGCAATTAAAACCTATCATCCATCACTAACTATTGAAGAGGCATATAACCAAGCTGAAGAGTCCCTTTTAGGAGGTAATGCAAAAAAGAAATTTGAAATACTGCGAAACTTATGA
- a CDS encoding anthranilate synthase component II, which yields MKIIVIDNYDSFVYNIVYALKELGAQQVDVIKNDKVNLQELAKYDKIVISPGPGIPIDAGQVMNILKEYSTSKSIFGVCLGHQAIGEFFKHNLKQLNNPLHGIQGQLQITQEDYLLKDIPNHTKIGHYHSWVIDENDNSELDVIAYDTNGNIMAIKHKHYDIRGVQFHPESILTENGLQLLANWIKN from the coding sequence ATGAAAATAATAGTTATTGACAATTACGACTCCTTTGTTTATAACATCGTATATGCCCTAAAAGAATTAGGTGCACAACAAGTAGATGTTATTAAAAACGACAAAGTTAACCTTCAAGAACTTGCTAAATATGATAAAATAGTTATCTCTCCCGGTCCGGGAATACCTATTGATGCTGGTCAAGTAATGAATATTCTAAAAGAATACAGTACTTCCAAAAGCATATTTGGAGTCTGTTTAGGACACCAAGCCATCGGTGAGTTCTTTAAGCACAATCTAAAACAACTAAATAACCCTTTACACGGCATTCAAGGACAACTACAAATTACACAGGAAGATTACTTGTTAAAAGATATCCCCAACCATACCAAAATAGGTCATTACCACTCTTGGGTTATTGATGAAAACGACAACTCTGAACTTGATGTTATAGCTTATGATACAAATGGAAACATTATGGCAATCAAGCATAAGCATTACGATATAAGAGGTGTACAGTTTCACCCTGAGTCAATCCTAACGGAAAACGGACTACAACTATTAGCTAATTGGATAAAAAATTAA